The following coding sequences lie in one Trypanosoma brucei gambiense DAL972 chromosome 7, complete sequence genomic window:
- a CDS encoding phosphatidate cytidylyltransferase — translation MKNKSSKQVLLPLQGNISPSAESPRPSSLMTTEGRTRNYKDLINRTVFSLIMAYFFLGLVSIGAEAIIFLLIIILCLMFHEVSRINQRERKNKQLPSVFIMKVWFLCTTMFSMTAYSIRDPLVATYPGAMRYYRNAWMIAFGFPLVGMVGFVLSLRKGMYRYQFMQLAAIVMTLLYVTAQGYAQISNVMRGMLWFVLPISCVINNDTWAYIFGKLFGRTKLLALSPKKTVEGFVGAFVFTIIWSFWFAGFLSYFPHMYCAKTDFHSAFHCEKDPLFVKRDVPMPAFVQALTFNRLTTIRCARVQQHALVFAAFASLIAPFGGFFASGLKRAFKMKDFGDLIPGHGGITDRMDCQGIMGFFTWVYLQSYVYRDENCPSWHTISSCALQLPEEQRRSLLSTLNRSLTE, via the coding sequence ATGAAAAACAAGTCCAGCAAGCAGGTTCTTTTGCCCCTTCAGGGGAACATTTCTCCATCCGCTGAATCGCCAAGGCCCAGCTCACTGATGACAACTGAGGGAAGGACTCGCAACTACAAGGACCTTATAAATAGGACAGTGTTCTCATTGATCATGGCGTACTTCTTTCTTGGACTCGTTTCCATTGGCGCAGAAGccattattttcctccttatcATCATTTTGTGCTTGATGTTTCATGAAGTCAGCAGGATCAATCAACGGGAGAGAAAGAACAAGCAGCTGCCATCAGTTTTCATAATGAAAGTATGGTTTCTTTGCACTACAATGTTTTCCATGACAGCGTATAGCATACGTGACCCCTTGGTAGCAACATACCCAGGCGCTATGAGGTATTACAGAAATGCTTGGATGATCGCATTTGGTTTTCCACTCGTTGGGATGGTGGGTTTTGTGCTGTCGCTTCGCAAGGGGATGTATCGCTACCAGTTCATGCAACTCGCGGCGATTGTAATGACTCTGTTGTATGTCACTGCTCAAGGGTACGCCCAAATATCAAATGTAATGCGAGGAATGCTTTGGTTCGTTCTTCCAATAAGTTGTGTTATAAACAATGACACCTGGGCATATATTTTTGGTAAACTTTTTGGGAGAACGAAGTTGCTGGCCCTCTCTCCCAAAAAGACTGTGGAGGGCTTCGTTGGGGCTTTCGTTTTTACCATCATATGGTCTTTTTGGTTCGCCGGATTCCTCAGCTATTTTCCCCACATGTACTGCGCCAAAACTGACTTCCACTCAGCATTCCACTGTGAGAAGGATCCTCTATTTGTAAAGCGAGATGTCCCCATGCCTGCGTTTGTGCAAGCGTTGACTTTCAACAGGTTAACAACCATCAGGTGCGCCAGGGTGCAGCAACATGCACTTGTTTTTGCTGCGTTCGCATCCCTTATTGCGCCATTTGGTGGTTTTTTCGCCAGCGGACTGAAACGAGCATTTAAAATGAAAGATTTTGGTGACCTGATACCCGGACACGGGGGAATAACAGACCGGATGGACTGCCAAGGCATCATGGGTTTTTTCACCTGGGTGTACTTACAGTCATACGTTTACCGTGATGAGAATTGCCCTTCATGGCATACGATCAGTAGTTGCGCCCTTCAACTACCCGAGGAGCAACGGCGTTCACTATTGTCGACTCTTAATAGGTCTCTCACAGAATAG
- a CDS encoding cyclophilin-type peptidyl-prolyl cis-trans isomerase, putative — MPLRFTSAFLLGGAMNVFVGGAAYAASKAYTSPYPQNPKNSVVYFDTAVQDGHTWFGTASTSPVGRIEMELFDDTVPITARNFRELCRGYTKATPEGKPLHFKGSIFHRIIPDFMIQGGDITKANGTGGCSIYGVRFKDESFEAKAGRHCGPGILSMANAGRNTNGSQFFICTVPCPWLDGKHVVFGQVLRGFDHVRLIEGHGTPHGKPTKTVIISDSGVLKEPA, encoded by the coding sequence ATGCCCCTTCGGTTCACCTCTGCATTTTTGCTCGGTGGCGCTATGAATGTGTTTGTGGGTGGTGCCGCCTACGCTGCCAGTAAAGCGTACACAAGCCCTTATCCGCAGAATCCAAAGAATTCCGTTGTTTATTTTGATACAGCCGTGCAAGATGGTCATACATGGTTTGGCACCGCATCCACATCACCCGTGGGGCGCATAGAAATGGAGTTATTCGATGACACGGTCCCCATCACAGCCCGCAACTTTCGTGAACTCTGCCGTGGGTACACCAAAGCGACACCGGAAGGGAAACCATTGCACTTCAAGGGTTCGATTTTCCATCGTATCATTCCTGATTTTATGATTCAAGGTGGAGATATCACAAAAGCTAACGGAACCGGCGGTTGCTCCATCTATGGTGTGCGCTTCAAAGATGAGTCTTTTGAGGCGAAAGCGGGCCGGCATTGTGGTCCTGGTATTTTGTCAATGGCCAATGCTGGTCGAAACACCAACGGCTCTcagtttttcatttgtaccGTGCCGTGCCCGTGGCTTGATGGGAAGCATGTGGTGTTCGGGCAGGTGCTCCGTGGGTTTGATCACGTGAGGTTAATTGAGGGACATGGCACACCGCATGGGAAACCAACCAAAACGGTTATTATTTCTGACAGCGGAGTGCTGAAGGAACCGGCgtag
- a CDS encoding 40S ribosomal protein S33, putative, with translation MCSSVAMAEVATAATTAATKKDKKAPQEEVVVQQTDQAQVGVIIKVLGRTGSRGNVTQVRVRLMAEEGSPEANRTIVRNVKGPCKEGDMLSLMETEREARRLR, from the coding sequence atgTGTAGCTCTGTAGCCATGGCCGAGGTAGCAACAGCCGCCACGACAGCAGCGACGAAGAAGGACAAGAAAGCCCCTCAGGAGGAGGTTGTCGTGCAGCAGACGGATCAGGCACAAGTTGGTGTAATCATCAAAGTGCTGGGCCGCACTGGTTCCCGTGGTAACGTGACTCAGGTTCGCGTTCGCCTCATGGCGGAGGAGGGATCACCGGAAGCTAATCGCACGATTGTGCGCAACGTAAAGGGTCCGTGCAAGGAGGGTGACATGCTTTCTCTGATGGAAACGGAACGTGAAGCGCGCCGACTACGCTGA
- a CDS encoding T. brucei spp.-specific protein, with the protein MYAIKIFVISLLLAFHTATSGASDFLNEDEFVALCLMIKVTKNALRRIKEAREVTKDATRIGARCLQVAGLGILNKICENTDDETCGRRRAFWDAAKDLVNRRHGGVSMRGADSEAEDEEEEGSESADPEESDWEETDEEESHSKEEDRKSHSHEEKQKIHPKEEDQKPHSKEEVQEEARREETISTSTRLDHRTLEKVQQIAGTAAQVYVDITKTPWVSHSGDLERKIYQALYGVPREPEEIREGTASRDGVCRQKATRSAVNNPPATLSRDLLCMCATDVESRGKTKLCCQNCVAGPNLAVWKPNRDSWERWNYLRAQCAVVRDLQTGFKEMVKKFTHKFGHRHDNSIGTELYMGFTTRYRMWPLGLFHKPVPGPGVVYVLMGDRRGGEDVPWVRLLEQVTKEMGGLPLGVGEEKQYAETLEKLDSELKQLFPVE; encoded by the coding sequence atgtatgctattaaaatttttgttatttcgtTGCTGTTGGCATTCCACACGGCTACTTCTGGGGCGAGTGACTTCCTCAATGAGGATGAATTTGTTGCATTATGTCTCATGATAAAGGTAACCAAAAATGCATTACGAAGGATAAAAGAGGCCCGAGAAGTGACTAAAGATGCAACAAGAATTGGAGCAAGGTGTTTACAAGTAGCTGGACTTGGGATATTGAACAAGATTTGTGAAAATACCGATGACGAGACTTGTGGACGTCGCAGAGCGTTTTGGGATGCCGCAAAAGATTTGGTTAACAGGAGGCATGGGGGTGTAAGTATGAGGGGAGCAGATTCTGAAGCAGAagacgaagaggaagaaggatcCGAAAGCGCAGATCCGGAGGAGTCGGACTGGGAGGAGACggatgaagaggaatcaCATTCGAAGGAAGAAGATAGGAAATCTCACTCAcatgaagaaaaacagaaaatacaCCCCAAGGAAGAGGACCAAAAGCCACATTCGAAGGAGGAGGTTCAGGAAGAAGCACGCCGGGAAGAAACAATCTCGACGAGCACGAGATTGGACCACAGAACACTGGAAAAAGTCCAACAGATAGCAGGTACTGCTGCGCAGGTATACGTAGATATTACAAAAACCCCTTGGGTGTCACACTCAGGTGATTTGGAGAGAAAAATCTATCAAGCTTTGTATGGTGTTCCTCGTGAGCCGGAAGAGATCAGAGAGGGCACAGCAAGCAGGGATGGAGTGTGTAGACAGAAGGCGACGCGATCGGCAGTAAATAACCCACCGGCGACATTGAGTAGAGATTTGTTGTGCATGTGCGCGACGGACGTCGAATCAAGGGGAAAAACCAAACTTTGCTGTCAAAATTGTGTAGCGGGTCCCAATCTCGCAGTATGGAAACCAAATAGGGATTCGTGGGAGAGATGGAACTACCTCAGAGCACAATGTGCTGTTGTGCGAGATCTTCAAACTGGTTTTAAGGAAATGGTGAAAAAGTTCACCCATAAGTTTGGGCATCGACACGATAATTCTATCGGAACTGAGCTTTACATGGGATTCACCACAAGATACCGCATGTGGCCTCTCGGTCTCTTTCACAAACCGGTTCCGGGACCAGGCGTGGTTTACGTTCTAATGGGTGATAGGAGGGGAGGTGAAGACGTACCGTGGGTAAGGCTACTGGAACAGGTGACAAAAGAAATGGGGGGATTGCCCTTGGGTGTGGGTGAAGAAAAGCAGTACGCAGAAACTCTCGAAAAGTTGGACTCGGAACTGAAGCAACTATTTCCAGTGGAATGA
- a CDS encoding ribosome biogenesis protein, putative, which yields MSSIGGFKRRAPKSLKTRRALKKYDPKVVENPKKILFLRGTKTSSVVNDAIVDLTAVTKPYNKRLQKRNAFYPFDGREHLEFLGFKNDCSLFCFGNDSKKRPHNLVIGRHFDFHILDMLELGIIAADRMEMPRDEAIDLASLGGKPFFVFEGSEFVSDPTFVRLKNLLIDFFRGSSETEINLDGYDRVLSFSLRSANGGDVCVPPATDCYGTGKQQQEKGNTILCMRHYALHKPSTAAGIPRNFGANIRLLDIGPNFDFILRRASFATPAEFKVSTKLPKEVLATLRSTAANVSADPLNNLRGQLHVGKQDVQQLNLRRFKAHKRSARSATEGENDTQQREEAEGEPMVKRHRRRRGNENEDDINPDRDI from the coding sequence ATGTCCTCTATCGGTGGCTTCAAGCGCCGTGCGCCCAAGTCGCTAAAAACACGCCGCGCTTTGAAGAAATATGACCCGAAGGTTGTGGAGAACCCGAAGAAGATTCTATTTTTAAGGGGAACGAAGACGAGCAGCGTTGTTAACGATGCAATTGTCGACCTCACAGCCGTGACGAAGCCGTATAACAAGCGTTTACAGAAGCGTAACGCTTTTTATCCCTTCGATGGACGCGAGCACCTGGAGTTCCTCGGTTTTAAGAACGACTGctcattgttttgttttggtaaCGACAGCAAAAAGCGACCTCACAACCTCGTAATCGGTCGCCATTTCGATTTCCACATTCTTGACATGTTAGAGCTGGGCATCATCGCTGCGGACAGAATGGAAATGCCGCGGGACGAAGCGATTGATCTCGCGTCACTAGGCGGAAAacccttttttgtgttcgaAGGAAGTGAATTTGTCTCTGACCCCACATTCGTACGACTGAAGAACCTCCTCATTGATTTTTTTCGCGGTAGCAGTGAAACGGAAATAAACCTGGATGGATATGACCGCGTGTTGTCCTTTTCTCTGAGGTCGGCCAATGGTGGGGACGTTTGTGTGCCGCCGGCGACAGATTGTTATGGCACTgggaagcaacaacaggaaaagggGAACACTATTTTGTGCATGCGGCACTATGCACTGCACAAACCGTCCACAGCTGCTGGGATTCCGAGGAACTTTGGCGCAAATATCCGACTGTTAGACATTGGACCAAATTTCGATTTTATTCTCCGCCGCGCATCCTTTGCTACACCCGCAGAATTCAAGGTCTCAACCAAACTACCCAAGGAGGTTTTGGCCACATTACGTTCCACAGCGGCTAACGTAAGCGCAGATCCACTAAATAACCTCCGAGGACAACTACACGTTGGTAAACAGGACGTCCAGCAGCTCAATCTTCGGCGGTTTAAAGCACATAAAAGGTCAGCTCGCTCTGCAACTGAAGGAGAGAATGATACGCAGCAGAGGGAAGAAGCGGAGGGTGAACCGATGGTAAAACGTCACCGGCGTAGGCGAGGCAATGAAAATGAGGATGACATAAACCCCGATAGGGATATTTGA
- a CDS encoding proline oxidase, putative has product MFRLLCRRSAANVKMQDASLRTMTKVDFSDPSIFRQKSLWWLLRALFVLRICKFEFISNNSVALMKRAEAIFGPFLTYNTLVKGTVYGHFCAGESDREVKNTVKSLENLGIGSVLDYAAEAEAEGFAPSPGIAEAPNLSMASLVNNTSVTYLPHKQAFDENMKLYVMCVLHAALHKPEGGVGLAAVKVTGMCDPQLLARVSAILHSVHRDWIEYFTEEQPPPVEECNVVMGTKTEHKRYITRDQVRKGLTKLASSQKYTEDEINAVLQVLDPNNEGKTNYYKFKTVVSEAVLALDPTPVQKIIIDKLPKLTTEERELWRHLHWRLSVIVRTAKDLRVRVLFDAEQTFYQLAIDNIVLQFQRQFNKKEAIVYNTYQCYLTYTEDRVFNDLTRAELEGWVWGGKIVRGAYMRQERETAEKYHYKSPIWPTYEETNACYKAVAERILREIARLPETRFEALFGTHNQKSLEEITEAVLQLPPVKGYVAFAQLYGMSDNLTIPLKRAGFPVFKYVPYGPVKETVHYLGRRAMENASILSNGGSREVQLMRKELRRRVFWM; this is encoded by the coding sequence ATGTTTCGCCTCCTGTGCCGACGCTCCGCCGCGAATGTAAAAATGCAAGACGCCAGTCTCCGCACCATGACAAAAGTGGATTTCTCGGACCCATCCATATTTCGTCAGAAATCTCTGTGGTGGTTGTTGCGCGCACTCTTTGTGCTCCGCATTTGCAAGTTTGAATTCATTTCCAACAATTCTGTGGCTCTTATGAAGCGTGCTGAGGCAATTTTTGGACCCTTTTTGACCTATAACACACTCGTGAAGGGGACAGTGTACGGCCACTTTTGTGCTGGCGAGTCCGATCGTGAGGTCAAGAACACCGTCAAATCGCTTGAAAATTTGGGTATCGGATCTGTTCTTGACTATGCCGCTGAAGCTGAAGCTGAGGGTTTCGCACCCTCCCCAGGTATTGCAGAAGCGCCGAACTTGTCTATGGCAAGTCTTGTCAACAACACATCCGTTACCTATCTGCCTCACAAGCAAGCCTTTGACGAAAACATGAAACTATACGTAATGTGTGTTTTACATGCCGCACTACATAAACCGGAGGGTGGCGTTGGATTGGCTGCTGTTAAGGTGACAGGCATGTGTGATCCACAGCTTCTCGCTCGCGTCTCGGCAATCCTGCACTCCGTTCACCGTGACTGGATAGAATACTTTACGGAGGAGCAACCACCACCAGTGGAGGAGTGTAATGTTGTGATGGGAACAAAAACGGAGCACAAGCGATATATTACGCGTGACCAAGTGCGGAAGGGACTCACGAAATTGGCTTCTTCGCAAAAATACACAGAAGATGAGATCAATGCTGTCTTACAAGTTCTCGATCCAaataatgaaggaaagacaaaCTACTACAAGTTTAAAACGGTTGTGTCTGAGGCCGTACTTGCACTGGATCCCACACCAGTGCAGAAGATAATTATCGACAAACTTCCAAAACTTACTACAGAGGAGCGCGAACTATGGCGCCATTTGCACTGGAGGTTGTCAGTCATTGTTCGGACTGCGAAGGACTTGCGGGTGCGAGTTTTGTTTGACGCCGAGCAAACGTTTTATCAACTTGCCATTGATAATATTGTGTTGCAGTTTCAGCGCCAGTTCAATAAAAAGGAGGCTATAGTTTATAACACATATCAATGCTATTTGACTTACACCGAAGACCGTGTTTTCAATGACTTAACCCGAGCAGAGCTCGAGGGGTGGGTTTGGGGGGGGAAAATTGTTCGAGGTGCCTACATGAGGCAGGAGAGGGAGACAGCAGAAAAATACCATTACAAAAGCCCCATTTGGCCAACGTACGAGGAAACTAACGCGTGCTACAAAGCCGTGGCTGAGCGAATACTAAGAGAGATAGCCCGGTTACCTGAAACACGTTTTGAGGCCCTGTTCGGAACTCACAATCAAAAATCACTTGAAGAAATAACTGAGGCTGTTCTCCAACTTCCTCCTGTTAAAGGTTATGTGGCATTTGCCCAATTGTATGGCATGTCGGACAACTTGACAATTCCGCTTAAGAGAGCCGGTTTTCCAGTTTTTAAATATGTTCCGTACGGACCTGTCAAAGAGACTGTTCACTACCTGGGAAGGCGTGCTATGGAGAATGCGTCAATTTTATCGAATGGGGGTAGCCGGGAAGTGCAGTTGATGAGGAAAGAGCTTAGGCGTCGCGTCTTTTGGATGTGA
- a CDS encoding metallo-peptidase, Clan MA(E) Family M3,putative: protein MCSCLVSSWGLLIGSFLSLVSCFILLLTYQLVPTTFWRASVRLYYFVPKNSTHLSKGLMTSRLFADIVDASKCAKFFPKTPSAVQEVAAEAKRRALEKLERIYSLSSASRTFLNTASVADVAAAEIGVSASLLSVAMNVSPDEATRQEAKQQMVDLQSFSIDHFESNKRLFESLKAVSQSNAYRDEYVNGGRDREYSYWLDEELKGYKRKGMELPDSELEKVVSLQKELSSLCTTFSRNISEDKSEIVVSAEELAGVPENGISGLSKTKDGLFVLKMDYPTLFSVMKNCEVASTRREMSRAASNKAYPENLSVLREIVTKRQKLAELLKFSSFSELNLDDKMVKSPEAARAFIDDLVPRLQEKWKSELELILRNLHSSCALTEDGRLRDYDVPFMINQVKKSKFNVSETDLQEYFPLDTTVKGLFDIYERFFDVTFTRVDNGDELWHKDAFTLHVLNNKTKDTLGHVVLDLFPREGKFSHACCISVVPPVLLEGSESKFSPALSVVLANFPAPSAERPSLFLHDDVVTFFHEFGHAIHSLFGRSKMATFAGTRVKRDFVELPSQMLEEWVWEVDILRNISCHYKTKEKLPTELVESKVNTRNTFSGRDSLRQLEFASYSLELFSAPFARVKDIKEMDTSGLMADIRSRINPHIKYDDETHFECSFGHLTGYGAGYYGYMWSKVFALDVYDFIKNNGGLLNPAVGERYVSEIIGVGGGKDPSEMLRSFLGREPRSDAFFKSLGA from the coding sequence ATGTGTTCTTGTTTAGTCTCCTCTTGGGGTTTGTTGATcggttcttttctttcacttgTTTCCTGTTTCATACTTTTATTAACATACCAACTTGTTCCCACCACTTTTTGGCGTGCATCTGTGCGTTTGTACTACTTTGTTCCAAAGAATTCTACACACTTATCTAAGGGGTTGATGACGTCGAGACTGTTCGCGGATATCGTTGATGCAAGCAAATGTGCTAAGTTTTTCCCCAAGACCCCTTCTGCGGTTCAAGAGGTCGCAGCTGAGGCAAAGAGGAGGGCACTGGAGAAACTTGAAAGAATTTATTCCCTTTCCAGTGCGTCTCGAACATTCTTAAATACGGCCTCTGTAGCAGACGTTGCTGCAGCGGAGATTGGCGTGTCAGCTTCTTTGCTTTCCGTTGCGATGAACGTTTCTCCTGACGAGGCCACACGGCAGGAAGCGAAACAGCAAATGGTTGATCTACAATCGTTTTCAATTGATCACTTTGAATCAAACAAGCGTCTTTTTGAATCACTTAAAGCCGTTTCTCAAAGTAATGCATACAGGGATGAATATGTAAATGGCGGGCGGGACAGGGAGTATTCATATTGGCTCGATGAGGAACTTAAGGGTTACAAGCGAAAAGGAATGGAGCTACCGGACAGCGAATTGGAGAAAGTTGTGTCGCTTCAAAAGGAACTTTCATCTTTATGTACAACTTTTTCTCGGAACATAAGTGAGGACAAAAGCGAGATTGTTGTCTCAGCTGAGGAGTTGGCAGGAGTACCTGAAAACGGTATAAGTGGTCTCAGTAAGACTAAGGATGGATTGTTTGTCTTAAAAATGGATTATCCGACCCTTTTTTCAGTGATGAAAAATTGTGAAGTCGCCTCTACTCGTCGGGAAATGTCGCGTGCCGCGAGCAACAAGGCTTATCCAGAAAATTTATCCGTTCTCAGAGAGATTGTCACGAAGCGGCAGAAACTGGCGGAGCTTCTcaaattttcttccttcagcgaACTTAATCTTGACGACAAGATGGTCAAATCTCCTGAGGCAGCGCGAGCATTTATCGATGACCTCGTCCCGCGCTTGCAGGAGAAGTGGAAATCGGAGCTTGAGCTAATACTAAGAAATTTACACAGCAGCTGTGCTCTGACTGAAGATGGCAGGCTCAGGGACTATGATGTGCCGTTTATGATTAATCAGGTTAAAAAATCCAAATTCAACGTCAGTGAGACGGATCTTCAGGAGTACTTTCCTCTTGACACAACCGTCAAAGGACTCTTTGATATATATGAAAGATTTTTTGATGTTACCTTTACCCGCGTTGATAACGGTGACGAGCTTTGGCATAAGGACGCGTTTACGCTTCATGTgttaaacaacaaaacaaaggacaCACTGGGTCATGTGGTGCTTGATTTATTTCCTCGTGAGGGTAAATTTTCACACGCCTGTTGTATCTCTGTTGTTCCTCCCGTTTTGTTGGAGGGCTCTGAGAGCAAGTTTTCTCCTGCGTTATCCGTGGTTCTTGCCAATTTCCCTGCACCGTCCGCCGAGCGTccgtctctttttcttcatgaTGATGTGGTTACCTTTTTCCATGAGTTTGGACACGCTATTCATTCTCTCTTTGGACGGAGTAAAATGGCTACGTTTGCGGGTACCCGCGTGAAGAGGGACTTCGTCGAACTTCCATCGCAGATGCTTGAAGAGTGGGTTTGGGAAGTTGATATTCTCAGGAATATATCTTGTcattacaaaacaaaagagaagttaCCTACTGAACTTGTTGAGTCAAAGGTTAACACCCGAAATACTTTCAGTGGTCGGGATTCCCTAAGACAACTGGAGTTTGCTTCGTATTCTCTGGAGTTGTTCAGTGCCCCATTTGCCAGAGTGAAGGACATAAAGGAGATGGACACTTCTGGACTTATGGCTGACATTCGCAGCCGAATAAATCCACACATTAAGTATGATGATGAAACTCACTTTGAATGCAGTTTCGGCCACCTTACCGGCTACGGAGCTGGATACTACGGTTACATGTGGTCCAAGGTGTTTGCTCTTGATGTGTATGACTTTATCAAGAATAATGGGGGCTTATTGAACCCTGCCGTAGGGGAGAGATATGTTTCTGAAATAATTGGTGTGGGAGGTGGAAAAGATCCAAGTGAGATGCTGAGAAGCTTCCTCGGGAGAGAACCAAGAAGCGACGCTTTTTTCAAAAGCCTTGGTGCATAA